GAGCCTCTGATCCACACGGCCGTCCAGTTCATCGGCGGCGTACGCGGCCGGGAGTTGGAGAAGGCACCCGGGATGGCGGAGACCATCGACTGGGTGGCGGCGCTGTCCGTGCTGGGCGCCGCCGACCTGGCCGCCGACGACGTCGTGCGAACCATCGGCACCATCGCCAAGACCCCCGACGACCGTGCCGTGGTTGCCGCCGCGCTCGGCGCCTACCAGGAGAGTCAACCATGAAGATCACCAATGAGTTCGCGGTCACGGTCCCGATCGAGCGGGCGTGGGCGGTGCTCACCGATCTGGAGGGGATCGCGCCGTGCCTGCCGGGCGCCCAGTTGACCGGCGTCGACGGCGACGTCTACCGGGGCCGGGTGAAGGTCAAGGTCGGGCCGGTGATCTCGGAGTTCGCGGGCACCGCCCGGTTCGTCGAGAAGGACGACACCGAATACCGCGGGGTGATCGACGCGAAGGGCCGCGACGCCCGGTCGACGGGTAACGCGTCCGCGCTGGTCACCGCCCACCTGCGGCCGGACGGCGACCGGACGTTGGTCACCATGGACACCGATCTGAAGATCTCCGGCAAGCTGGCCCAGTTCGGCAGCGGCATGATCAAGGAAGTGTCGGGCAAGTTGCTGGCCCAGTTCGTCGCCAACCTGGAGGCCAAGCTGGCCGCCGAGGAAACGCCGTCGGCGGCACCGGCCCCGCGACCCGAAGCCGAGCCCGTCCCGGCCCCGTCCGCCACGCCCACCGAGCCCGCCCTGGCCGCCTCCGCCACCGCTGTCGCGACCACGCCCAGCACCGCTGCCGTCGCACCGTCACCCGTCGAGCCGTCGCCAGT
The window above is part of the Micromonospora sp. LH3U1 genome. Proteins encoded here:
- a CDS encoding SRPBCC family protein encodes the protein MKITNEFAVTVPIERAWAVLTDLEGIAPCLPGAQLTGVDGDVYRGRVKVKVGPVISEFAGTARFVEKDDTEYRGVIDAKGRDARSTGNASALVTAHLRPDGDRTLVTMDTDLKISGKLAQFGSGMIKEVSGKLLAQFVANLEAKLAAEETPSAAPAPRPEAEPVPAPSATPTEPALAASATAVATTPSTAAVAPSPVEPSPVSPSPAEPAPVSPSPVEPSADVTRVTPAAEPEALDLLSIAGGSITKRLVPVVVGLVAVGAVIAWLVARR